A single window of Halobacterium jilantaiense DNA harbors:
- a CDS encoding Gfo/Idh/MocA family protein, giving the protein MTLRTAVAGGGTVSGKHLAALDDNPRTDLVAICDLDEETADDIAADWDVDAYYDTETLLDEADLDWLHVCTPVQSHLAIAKLAIEAGVPVQIEKPITETVAEFEELAAHSERHGVPVTEVHNHNFVPVMRAAMAQKRAGELGEVRGVDVVYTASSRPDDPNRGPWNFELAGGEFEEGLPHPFYLALRAAGYPRGEGDIQAMTALQDDYERDFSYDATQLQFVTDEDVLCSVQVLGDTQPVRMVLIHGSEKSLTVDLISQTLIEHDRDYKASAAARALNNVDQAVDRVAGTVQNARAVLRRKRDDTWESKRLLNPHYYQTDTEARALLGDGEMPVPLEESRWMVQLMAAVRSAADRDAGAVEENVGAAADDD; this is encoded by the coding sequence ATGACACTGCGAACTGCTGTCGCCGGTGGCGGTACGGTCTCGGGGAAACACCTCGCTGCGCTCGACGACAACCCCCGGACTGACCTTGTCGCCATCTGCGACCTCGACGAGGAGACGGCCGACGACATCGCGGCCGACTGGGACGTCGACGCCTACTACGACACCGAGACGCTGCTCGACGAGGCCGACCTCGACTGGCTGCACGTCTGCACGCCCGTCCAGAGCCACCTCGCAATCGCGAAACTCGCCATCGAGGCGGGCGTCCCGGTCCAGATAGAGAAGCCGATTACGGAGACCGTCGCGGAGTTCGAGGAGCTGGCCGCCCACAGCGAGCGCCACGGCGTCCCCGTCACGGAGGTCCACAACCACAACTTCGTGCCGGTGATGCGGGCGGCGATGGCGCAGAAACGCGCCGGCGAACTCGGCGAGGTTCGGGGCGTCGACGTGGTGTACACGGCGTCCAGCCGGCCGGACGACCCGAACCGCGGTCCGTGGAACTTCGAGCTGGCGGGCGGCGAGTTCGAGGAGGGGCTCCCGCACCCGTTCTACCTCGCGCTGCGGGCGGCGGGCTACCCGCGCGGCGAGGGCGACATCCAGGCGATGACCGCCCTCCAGGACGACTACGAGCGGGACTTCTCGTACGACGCCACCCAGCTCCAGTTCGTGACCGACGAGGACGTGCTGTGTTCGGTGCAGGTCCTCGGAGACACGCAGCCGGTGCGCATGGTGCTGATTCACGGCTCGGAGAAGTCCCTGACCGTGGACCTCATCTCCCAGACCCTCATCGAGCACGACCGGGACTACAAGGCGTCGGCGGCGGCCCGCGCCCTGAACAACGTCGACCAGGCCGTCGACCGGGTGGCCGGCACGGTCCAGAACGCCCGCGCCGTGTTGCGCCGCAAGCGCGACGACACCTGGGAGTCCAAGCGCCTCCTGAACCCCCACTACTACCAGACCGACACGGAGGCCCGCGCCCTGCTGGGCGACGGCGAGATGCCGGTGCCCCTAGAGGAGTCCCGCTGGATGGTCCAGTTGATGGCCGCGGTGCGCTCCGCGGCCGACCGGGACGCGGGCGCGGTCGAGGAGAACGTCGGCGCGGCCGCCGACGACGACTGA
- a CDS encoding DUF1616 domain-containing protein, with protein sequence MRRATATENAHGPARGFLREFGDLGAVLAYALTGGFLVLSGVVEGPMRVLVAGPLLFFLPGYAVVAALFPAEPPDGGGDGTVLSAAVLRRPGVEWVERVALSLAVSVVVLVLLALALSLAGSSFATAPLVTVVVALTAVAALAAGGLRARLAPGDRATAPVDRWHDEARAATVDAGSGVDAALNVALAVAVVAAVAALAVGLAAPQSGEAYTEAALLTESDGKLVAGDYPTDLTAGEPASFTLVVENHEGAATDYTTVVVLQRVQTDGESVSVLEQQELGRESLSLGDGERAQQAVSVTPDLLGEDLRLRVLVYAGDPPAEPTGASATEHLTLWVDVSPADGA encoded by the coding sequence ATGAGGCGTGCGACGGCGACCGAGAACGCGCACGGCCCGGCGCGGGGCTTCCTCCGCGAGTTCGGCGACCTCGGCGCGGTGCTAGCGTACGCCCTGACTGGCGGCTTCCTCGTGCTGTCCGGGGTCGTCGAGGGGCCGATGCGAGTGCTGGTCGCAGGTCCGTTGTTGTTCTTCCTGCCCGGCTACGCGGTCGTCGCCGCGCTGTTCCCCGCCGAGCCGCCGGACGGCGGCGGGGACGGGACGGTGCTGTCCGCGGCGGTGCTGCGGCGGCCGGGCGTTGAGTGGGTCGAGCGCGTCGCGCTCTCGCTGGCCGTCTCCGTCGTCGTCCTGGTGTTGCTCGCGCTCGCGCTCTCGCTGGCCGGGTCGTCGTTCGCCACCGCGCCGCTGGTGACAGTCGTCGTCGCGCTGACGGCCGTCGCCGCGCTGGCCGCCGGCGGCCTGCGAGCCCGGCTGGCCCCCGGCGACCGCGCGACCGCGCCGGTCGACCGCTGGCACGACGAAGCCCGGGCGGCGACTGTCGACGCGGGCTCCGGCGTGGACGCGGCGCTGAACGTCGCGCTCGCCGTCGCGGTGGTCGCCGCGGTGGCCGCGCTCGCGGTCGGGCTGGCCGCCCCGCAGTCCGGAGAGGCCTACACCGAGGCCGCGCTGCTCACGGAGTCGGACGGCAAGCTGGTCGCGGGCGACTACCCGACGGACCTGACCGCGGGCGAGCCCGCGTCGTTCACGCTCGTCGTCGAGAACCACGAGGGGGCGGCCACCGACTACACGACGGTGGTGGTCCTCCAGCGCGTGCAGACGGACGGCGAGTCTGTGAGCGTCCTCGAACAGCAGGAGCTCGGCCGCGAGTCGCTGTCGCTCGGAGACGGCGAGCGCGCCCAGCAGGCCGTCTCCGTGACGCCGGACCTGCTCGGGGAGGACCTCCGGCTGCGCGTGCTCGTCTACGCAGGCGACCCGCCGGCGGAGCCCACCGGGGCGTCCGCGACCGAGCACCTCACGCTCTGGGTCGACGTCTCGCCCGCCGACGGGGCCTGA
- a CDS encoding carboxylate--amine ligase — MERPRNRALVPAGNDASAYTCVRSLAKHGVGSVVASEKSNPPAAASKYCDEFAALPDPRADLLAYRDALLDLAAREDVQTVIPIRCEDGYVLSKYRDAFEAHVSLVVPPTDALASVHDRLALADAAEAAGVPVPETRLLSEADDWADARIVKSRYNVLTDAYVDDFGERDVDVVKALHHVEAGERIDADAVRAEMHHDPIVQSFVERDGEYMVAALCEDGEVVSSFQHHQLRGNSYTGGGGVYRRSMYDPDLESVAVDLLEELEFHGLACIEYMQEAGTGDYVLTEINPRMWQSLPSTVHAGADFPWYYWLAAAGRTDDVVDDYEMGVGTHYLHGEVGHLASVLTDDSPNVVRPSLSGTAWTIAASMVTEPHFDYLKRDDPGPFLAGLRTVVS, encoded by the coding sequence ATGGAACGCCCCCGCAACCGGGCGCTGGTGCCGGCCGGCAACGACGCCTCGGCGTACACCTGCGTGCGGTCGCTCGCGAAGCACGGCGTCGGCTCCGTCGTCGCGTCCGAGAAGTCGAACCCGCCGGCCGCGGCCTCGAAGTACTGCGACGAGTTCGCGGCCCTGCCCGACCCCCGGGCCGACCTGCTCGCGTACCGCGACGCGCTACTGGACCTCGCGGCTCGCGAGGACGTGCAGACCGTGATTCCCATCCGCTGCGAGGACGGCTACGTCCTCTCGAAGTACCGCGACGCCTTCGAGGCCCACGTCTCGCTCGTGGTGCCGCCGACGGACGCCCTCGCCAGCGTCCACGACCGCCTCGCACTCGCCGACGCCGCAGAGGCGGCCGGCGTCCCGGTCCCCGAGACCCGGCTGCTCTCCGAGGCGGACGACTGGGCCGACGCCCGCATCGTGAAGTCGCGGTACAACGTCCTCACCGACGCCTACGTCGACGACTTCGGCGAGCGCGACGTGGACGTGGTGAAAGCCCTCCACCACGTCGAGGCCGGCGAGCGCATCGACGCCGACGCGGTCCGCGCGGAGATGCATCACGACCCCATCGTGCAGTCGTTCGTGGAGCGCGACGGCGAGTACATGGTGGCGGCGCTCTGCGAGGACGGCGAGGTCGTCTCGTCCTTCCAGCACCACCAGCTCCGCGGGAACTCCTACACGGGCGGCGGCGGCGTCTACCGGCGCTCGATGTACGACCCCGACCTCGAATCGGTGGCCGTCGACCTCCTCGAAGAACTGGAGTTCCACGGGCTCGCCTGCATCGAGTACATGCAGGAGGCCGGCACCGGCGACTACGTCCTCACCGAAATCAACCCCCGGATGTGGCAGTCGCTGCCGTCGACCGTTCACGCGGGCGCGGACTTCCCGTGGTACTACTGGCTCGCCGCCGCCGGCCGCACCGACGACGTCGTCGACGACTACGAGATGGGCGTCGGCACGCACTACCTGCACGGCGAGGTCGGGCACCTCGCGAGCGTTCTCACGGACGACTCGCCGAACGTCGTCCGACCGTCGCTTTCCGGGACGGCGTGGACCATCGCCGCGTCGATGGTCACCGAACCCCACTTCGACTACCTCAAGCGCGACGACCCCGGGCCGTTCCTCGCCGGCCTGCGAACCGTGGTCTCCTGA
- a CDS encoding CARDB domain-containing protein: MHPRARSVLVVAAVVLVLAAPVAGLAPAAAAAGDAAETLGPGDDGATSGDAPMGVDAQEDDDGERNATSDEPGPDVGSANVTVLQTPEVVGQPLVVEATTTNEGTEAGRKVVQFEVEHEIVDRAVFVLQPNETKTVTFRHVFETPGNKTFEVDSGVNRFVTVEERRPELSVSSVRVEPASVEAGGDVTVTALVRNTGYANGSLPVALELFGEVAGVKNVTLATGESAEVTFTRSVHTPGSYEATVANASAEFRVTGAESTASARTTDSVLESASETPGFGPVVALAAMLAAALLIVGRRA; encoded by the coding sequence ATGCATCCCCGCGCTCGTTCAGTCCTCGTGGTCGCCGCCGTCGTGCTGGTACTCGCCGCGCCCGTGGCCGGGCTCGCTCCAGCGGCCGCCGCGGCCGGCGACGCCGCGGAGACACTCGGTCCCGGCGACGACGGTGCCACGAGTGGCGACGCGCCGATGGGCGTCGACGCCCAGGAGGACGACGACGGCGAGCGGAACGCGACCAGCGACGAGCCCGGACCGGACGTCGGCAGCGCGAACGTGACAGTGTTGCAGACGCCCGAGGTGGTCGGACAGCCGCTGGTCGTGGAGGCGACGACGACCAACGAGGGGACGGAGGCCGGGCGGAAGGTCGTGCAGTTCGAGGTCGAGCACGAGATCGTCGACCGGGCGGTGTTCGTGCTCCAGCCGAACGAGACGAAGACGGTGACGTTCAGGCACGTCTTCGAGACGCCCGGGAACAAGACCTTCGAGGTCGACTCGGGCGTCAACCGCTTCGTGACCGTCGAGGAGCGTCGGCCGGAGCTCTCCGTGTCCAGCGTCAGGGTCGAGCCGGCGTCCGTCGAGGCCGGCGGGGACGTGACCGTCACGGCGCTCGTGCGCAACACCGGGTACGCGAACGGCAGCCTCCCGGTCGCGCTGGAGCTGTTCGGAGAGGTGGCGGGCGTGAAGAACGTGACGCTGGCGACCGGCGAGTCCGCCGAGGTGACGTTCACGCGGAGCGTCCACACGCCCGGCAGCTACGAGGCGACGGTCGCGAACGCGTCAGCCGAGTTCCGGGTGACGGGCGCGGAGTCGACCGCGTCGGCGAGGACGACCGACTCGGTGCTGGAGTCGGCCTCCGAGACGCCGGGATTCGGACCGGTCGTGGCGCTCGCCGCGATGCTGGCCGCGGCCCTCCTCATCGTCGGCCGGCGAGCGTAG
- a CDS encoding right-handed parallel beta-helix repeat-containing protein: MLDVHTSGGRGVTALVVAALVATAGIPVATATSTTTATQVSACGTIDSPGVYEITANVTDAPTDGCIVVTADDVVLAGNGHRVATANGTGPGVLVRDASRVSVDGLVLDGWATGVAYRNVSGGGVLDVTVRNSTTGVGLTDATADVTVDSATVTNASTGVRLAGDGDSVLSRSSVDAPNGTGVAVHSDASTVVATTVANASTGVRVTTAYDAAVTRNTVANATTGIAVEEAGGVDVESNEVTYVGGRAIFVGGDLSPRYVEPPRAPDGSQVFHATAFQPNRVGHEVTNNTVAGGNDYGVLVVDAVDAEITGNDVTDTEDGIGLGHTEGVRVANNSVTAVGDDGVHLANADGTVFAWNTIDGTGDDGVYVVGDRNRVANNTLANATDDGVDVQNGALAALVDNHVTDSGDDALFLRNAHNATIAGNVLADSGDDGVDLRGVTNSSVVENRVCDAVDVPVVQRRGAANNTVANTTVGC; this comes from the coding sequence ATGCTCGACGTACACACCTCCGGGGGCCGCGGTGTGACGGCGCTGGTCGTCGCAGCGCTCGTCGCAACCGCCGGCATCCCGGTCGCGACCGCCACCAGCACCACCACGGCGACTCAGGTCTCGGCCTGCGGGACCATCGACTCACCCGGCGTCTACGAGATCACCGCGAACGTCACGGACGCGCCCACCGACGGCTGCATCGTCGTCACCGCGGACGACGTCGTCCTCGCCGGGAACGGCCACCGCGTCGCCACCGCGAACGGCACCGGACCGGGCGTCCTCGTGCGTGACGCCAGCCGCGTGAGCGTCGACGGGCTCGTCCTCGACGGCTGGGCGACCGGCGTGGCCTACCGGAACGTCTCCGGTGGCGGGGTCCTCGACGTGACGGTCCGGAACAGCACTACGGGTGTCGGCCTCACCGACGCCACGGCGGACGTCACCGTCGACTCCGCCACGGTCACGAACGCGTCGACGGGCGTCCGGCTCGCTGGCGACGGCGACAGCGTCCTCTCTCGGAGCAGCGTCGACGCCCCGAACGGCACGGGCGTCGCCGTCCACAGCGATGCGTCGACGGTCGTCGCGACCACTGTCGCGAACGCCAGCACTGGCGTCCGCGTGACGACTGCGTACGACGCGGCCGTCACTCGGAACACCGTCGCGAACGCGACAACCGGTATCGCCGTCGAGGAGGCCGGCGGCGTCGACGTCGAGAGCAACGAGGTGACCTACGTCGGCGGGCGCGCCATCTTCGTCGGCGGCGACCTGTCGCCCAGGTACGTCGAACCGCCGCGCGCACCCGACGGCAGCCAGGTGTTCCACGCGACGGCGTTCCAGCCGAATCGCGTCGGCCACGAGGTGACGAACAACACGGTCGCCGGCGGCAACGACTACGGCGTGCTCGTCGTCGACGCGGTGGACGCCGAAATCACCGGGAACGACGTGACCGACACCGAGGACGGCATCGGGCTCGGACACACCGAGGGCGTCCGCGTCGCGAACAACTCGGTGACGGCCGTCGGCGACGACGGCGTCCACCTCGCGAACGCCGACGGCACCGTGTTCGCGTGGAACACCATCGACGGCACCGGCGACGACGGCGTCTACGTCGTCGGCGACCGAAACCGGGTCGCGAACAACACGCTCGCGAACGCGACCGACGACGGCGTCGACGTCCAGAACGGCGCGCTCGCCGCGCTCGTCGACAACCACGTCACCGACAGCGGCGACGACGCGCTGTTCCTGCGGAACGCGCACAACGCCACCATCGCGGGGAACGTCCTCGCGGACAGCGGCGACGACGGCGTCGACCTCCGCGGCGTCACGAACAGCAGCGTCGTGGAGAACCGAGTCTGTGACGCGGTCGACGTTCCGGTCGTCCAGCGCCGCGGTGCCGCCAACAACACGGTCGCGAACACCACCGTCGGCTGCTGA
- a CDS encoding glycosyltransferase family 2 protein, with the protein MYRAHTVGVVVPAYNEAGFVGDTIASVPAFVDRVYVVEDGSTDGTWREIRAAARAENDHHDAGVFPDRVVPIRHDENRGVGGAIKTGYLRAREEDVDLVAVMGADGQMEPDALADLLDPVVDDRADYVKANRFLGRTSRGDMPRLRFVGNAMLGALTKVASGYWKTGDPQSGYTVISGDALDAVPIEDMYEFYGYCNDLLVKLNVAGMRVLDVPHPPVYGDEESHIRYHTYVPKVSGMLARNFLWRLKTKYLVFDFHPLVGAYAAGAAASAVGLAGLAWALPGVGSVASPLARFGAAVSVLLVGALAFVAAMWMDMRANDHLGGTVLPNDPEPVASKPERPESAATADTGTETGGGTADPGSVSANDDGTVAVELAPDEWSSLLDAAVTDGGDADEAAAARRVRERVRDRLRDEERAAE; encoded by the coding sequence ATGTACCGAGCACACACCGTCGGGGTCGTCGTCCCGGCGTACAACGAGGCGGGGTTCGTCGGCGACACCATCGCGTCCGTCCCGGCGTTCGTGGACCGCGTGTACGTCGTCGAGGACGGCTCTACTGACGGCACGTGGCGCGAGATTCGGGCGGCGGCGCGCGCCGAGAACGACCACCACGACGCCGGCGTCTTCCCGGACCGCGTGGTCCCCATCAGGCACGACGAGAACCGCGGCGTCGGGGGTGCTATCAAGACGGGGTACCTCCGGGCCCGCGAGGAGGACGTCGACCTCGTGGCGGTGATGGGCGCGGACGGCCAGATGGAGCCGGACGCGCTCGCCGACCTCCTCGACCCCGTCGTTGACGACCGCGCCGACTACGTGAAGGCCAACCGCTTCCTCGGCCGGACCTCGCGGGGCGACATGCCGAGGCTGCGGTTCGTCGGGAACGCGATGCTGGGTGCGCTCACGAAGGTCGCGAGCGGGTACTGGAAGACGGGCGACCCGCAGAGCGGCTACACCGTCATCTCGGGCGACGCCCTGGACGCCGTGCCCATCGAGGACATGTACGAGTTCTACGGCTACTGCAACGACCTCCTCGTGAAGCTGAACGTCGCCGGGATGCGCGTCCTCGACGTCCCCCACCCGCCGGTGTACGGCGACGAGGAGAGCCACATCAGGTACCACACGTACGTCCCGAAGGTGTCGGGGATGCTCGCGCGGAACTTCCTCTGGCGGCTGAAGACGAAGTACCTCGTCTTCGACTTCCACCCGCTCGTCGGCGCGTACGCCGCCGGTGCTGCCGCCTCCGCCGTGGGGCTGGCGGGGCTGGCGTGGGCGCTGCCCGGCGTCGGCAGCGTCGCGTCCCCGCTGGCGAGGTTCGGTGCCGCCGTCTCCGTCCTGCTGGTCGGCGCGCTGGCGTTCGTCGCGGCGATGTGGATGGACATGCGAGCGAACGACCACCTCGGCGGCACCGTGCTGCCGAACGACCCGGAGCCGGTGGCCTCGAAGCCCGAGCGCCCCGAGTCGGCGGCGACCGCAGACACCGGCACGGAGACCGGCGGGGGGACCGCCGACCCCGGGTCCGTGTCGGCGAACGACGACGGGACGGTCGCGGTCGAGCTGGCACCCGACGAGTGGTCGTCGCTGCTCGACGCCGCCGTGACGGACGGCGGGGACGCCGACGAGGCGGCGGCCGCCAGGCGAGTCAGAGAACGCGTCAGAGACCGCCTCCGCGACGAGGAACGGGCCGCAGAGTGA
- a CDS encoding ParB N-terminal domain-containing protein yields MALGSVQRTVDALVTGAGRRLAATTPAAERWLLVARDRYARAYVAATRLRNRLRYDAPPDPYRLVHVDPADVQGMVGRDRPMYRAAGVVEDGDWDRVDERFDDTDVYRAYRAHFEDGVPWRDTAFYDRILDELDSGRVRWGCSTRAEFDARCERLDDLYEAIASDGFRSQAALAGDGGGTLGEPSRLPTERRKREVAVHVGRDGAVLFADGRNRLSIAKLLGLDSVPVRVLRRHADWQATRDAVARGEAVDADSDHPDLPDGAGDGSGTGGG; encoded by the coding sequence ATGGCGCTCGGGTCGGTCCAGCGGACGGTCGATGCGCTGGTCACCGGGGCTGGTCGCCGGCTCGCAGCGACCACGCCGGCGGCCGAACGCTGGCTGCTGGTCGCCCGCGACCGCTACGCTCGCGCCTACGTCGCCGCCACGCGCCTGCGGAACCGGCTGCGGTACGACGCGCCGCCCGACCCGTACCGCCTTGTTCACGTTGACCCCGCCGACGTGCAGGGGATGGTGGGTCGGGACCGGCCGATGTACCGGGCCGCGGGCGTGGTCGAGGACGGTGACTGGGACCGCGTCGACGAGCGGTTCGACGACACCGACGTCTACCGAGCCTACCGGGCGCACTTCGAGGACGGCGTCCCGTGGCGGGACACGGCCTTCTACGACCGGATTCTGGACGAACTCGACTCGGGGCGCGTCCGGTGGGGCTGTTCCACTCGCGCGGAGTTCGACGCGCGCTGCGAGCGCCTCGACGACCTCTACGAGGCCATCGCCAGCGACGGCTTCCGCTCGCAGGCGGCGCTCGCTGGCGACGGCGGCGGCACACTCGGCGAGCCGTCGCGGCTGCCGACGGAGCGCCGCAAACGCGAGGTCGCCGTCCACGTCGGCCGGGACGGCGCGGTGCTGTTCGCGGACGGCCGGAACCGGCTCTCGATCGCGAAGCTGCTGGGTCTGGACTCGGTTCCGGTCCGGGTGTTGCGACGGCACGCCGACTGGCAGGCCACCCGGGACGCGGTCGCCCGGGGGGAGGCCGTCGACGCCGACTCGGACCACCCGGACCTGCCGGACGGAGCCGGGGACGGGTCCGGCACAGGCGGCGGGTAA
- a CDS encoding alkaline phosphatase family protein, which yields MSDTDSDRAAPSGQPDRAFVLGLDGVPWGLLRDWVEDGHLPNFARLFDEGASGVLESTTPAHTALAWPSIATGTWPDQHGVYGFQRLGPDYTHRMNTSGDVSRPALWELVSPSVTANVPMTYPATAVDGELVAGMMTPRRDEGFTHPSSLGETVDDELPDYEIGLDWGEYADREGAFQDDLDDLLAARNALREKLEARSDWSLFFFVYTAPDRLQHLVWNEAVLLAWYERFDDIVGEVMDYAEERNAMLTVVSDHGFGPNETVVSAATVLERAGYLSRREQSGMRGVLANLGIDKDSVLSKLNRVGISEQAIVDYVPQGFVDVAAMQVPGEHSLYDVDHANTTAFVHGAGNVYVNDTGRFEDGVVAPAERATVKAELVDLFEGVTGPETGDRVFDVADGDDVFPRDEDAPDLVLSGRDGYEVLTMLTDETFHEAETKAAGHRPEGVFFAWGPGVQSGARTEDATVVDVAPTVLHAIGEPVPDHVDGRVLSEAFDPDAAPASRDVASVDLDYDASGGETTDGDVSDVEDRLRGLGYIE from the coding sequence ATGAGCGACACCGACAGCGACCGAGCAGCGCCGTCCGGGCAGCCCGACCGCGCGTTCGTCCTCGGGCTCGACGGCGTCCCCTGGGGACTCCTGCGAGACTGGGTCGAGGACGGCCACCTCCCGAACTTCGCGCGGCTGTTCGACGAGGGTGCCAGCGGCGTCCTCGAGAGCACGACGCCCGCGCACACCGCCCTCGCGTGGCCCTCCATCGCGACGGGGACGTGGCCGGACCAGCACGGCGTCTACGGCTTCCAGCGCCTCGGGCCCGACTACACGCACCGCATGAACACGAGCGGGGACGTCTCCCGGCCGGCGCTCTGGGAGCTGGTCTCGCCGTCCGTCACCGCGAACGTCCCGATGACGTACCCCGCGACAGCGGTCGACGGCGAACTCGTCGCGGGGATGATGACGCCGCGCCGCGACGAGGGGTTCACCCACCCGTCCTCGCTGGGCGAGACGGTCGACGACGAGCTTCCGGACTACGAAATCGGCCTGGACTGGGGCGAGTACGCCGACCGCGAGGGCGCGTTCCAGGACGACCTCGACGACCTCCTGGCGGCGCGGAACGCGCTCCGGGAGAAACTCGAAGCCCGGTCGGACTGGTCGCTGTTCTTCTTCGTGTACACGGCACCCGACCGCCTCCAGCACCTCGTCTGGAACGAGGCGGTGTTGCTGGCGTGGTACGAGCGCTTCGACGACATCGTCGGGGAGGTGATGGACTACGCCGAGGAGCGGAACGCGATGCTGACGGTCGTCTCGGACCACGGCTTCGGGCCGAACGAGACGGTCGTCTCCGCGGCGACCGTGCTGGAGCGGGCGGGCTACCTCTCCCGGCGCGAGCAGTCCGGAATGCGCGGCGTGCTCGCGAACCTCGGCATCGACAAGGACAGCGTCCTCTCGAAACTGAACCGGGTCGGCATCAGCGAGCAGGCCATCGTGGACTACGTCCCACAGGGGTTCGTGGACGTGGCGGCGATGCAGGTGCCGGGCGAACACAGCCTCTACGACGTCGACCACGCGAACACGACGGCGTTCGTCCACGGCGCGGGCAACGTCTACGTGAACGACACCGGGCGCTTCGAGGACGGCGTCGTCGCCCCGGCCGAGCGCGCGACCGTGAAAGCCGAGCTCGTCGACCTCTTCGAGGGGGTCACGGGCCCGGAGACTGGCGACCGCGTCTTCGACGTGGCCGACGGTGACGACGTCTTCCCGCGGGACGAGGACGCGCCCGACCTCGTGCTGTCGGGCCGCGACGGCTACGAGGTGTTGACGATGCTGACCGACGAGACCTTCCACGAGGCCGAGACGAAGGCCGCCGGCCACCGGCCCGAGGGCGTGTTCTTCGCCTGGGGGCCGGGCGTCCAGTCCGGCGCGCGAACCGAGGACGCCACCGTCGTGGACGTGGCACCGACCGTCCTGCACGCCATCGGCGAACCGGTCCCCGACCACGTCGACGGCCGCGTGCTGTCCGAGGCGTTCGACCCGGACGCCGCGCCCGCCAGCCGGGACGTGGCGAGTGTCGACCTCGACTACGACGCGAGCGGCGGCGAGACGACGGACGGTGACGTGAGCGACGTGGAGGACCGCTTGCGCGGCCTCGGCTACATCGAGTAG
- a CDS encoding metal-dependent hydrolase, whose product MWPWEHVAVGYLAYSACSRLVWGEPPSTRGALVVGVAAVAPDLVDKPLAWILDVLPAGKSLAHSLFALLPLAAVATALGVRRGSLRGTAAFVVGWAGHLAGDVLYPLAVRGDLRAGFLFWPLVPVGGGADGALPHVRELLGSFAAFLSTPRGAVYLAAELGLLAVALAVWVADGTPVLGALRRRLRRPTANS is encoded by the coding sequence ATGTGGCCGTGGGAACACGTCGCCGTGGGCTACCTCGCGTACTCGGCGTGCAGCCGTCTGGTCTGGGGTGAGCCGCCGTCGACCCGGGGCGCGCTCGTCGTGGGCGTCGCGGCGGTCGCGCCCGACCTCGTCGACAAGCCGCTGGCGTGGATCCTCGACGTGCTGCCGGCCGGGAAGTCCCTGGCGCACTCGCTGTTCGCGCTGCTCCCGCTGGCCGCCGTCGCCACGGCACTGGGCGTCCGCCGCGGGTCACTGCGCGGTACCGCCGCGTTCGTCGTCGGCTGGGCCGGCCACCTCGCTGGCGACGTCCTCTACCCGCTCGCGGTCCGCGGTGACCTCCGAGCCGGGTTCCTGTTCTGGCCGCTCGTCCCCGTCGGCGGCGGCGCGGACGGCGCGCTGCCGCACGTCCGCGAACTCCTGGGCTCGTTCGCCGCCTTCCTCTCGACGCCCCGTGGTGCGGTCTATCTGGCGGCCGAACTGGGGCTGCTGGCGGTCGCACTCGCCGTCTGGGTCGCGGACGGCACCCCCGTGTTGGGCGCGCTGCGGCGGCGTCTCCGCCGGCCGACCGCCAACTCGTGA